TGGCCATCCCGTCCTTGAGGTCTATGCCGCCGAGCAGCATCGACAAGGCCTCGCTCTTGAGCCGCAGCTTTCCGCTGGCGGCGTCGCTGGGCCTGGGCCAGGTGAAGCCGCCCTTCTCCAGACGCTTGGCCAGCACCCAAAGCCCGGTGCCGTCGAAGAAGAGTATCTTCAGGCGGTTGCGCCTCCTGTTGGAGAAGACGAACATCCCGCCCTGCAGCGGGTTTTCCTTGAGCTGGTTGGCGGCGACGGCGTAGAGCCCGTCGAAGCTCTTTCGCATGTCCACCGGCTCGACCGCCAGGAAGATGCGAACCGCGGAGGAAAAGCTCAGCAT
The window above is part of the Pelagicoccus enzymogenes genome. Proteins encoded here:
- the tnpB gene encoding IS66 family insertion sequence element accessory protein TnpB (TnpB, as the term is used for proteins encoded by IS66 family insertion elements, is considered an accessory protein, since TnpC, encoded by a neighboring gene, is a DDE family transposase.); the protein is MLSFSSAVRIFLAVEPVDMRKSFDGLYAVAANQLKENPLQGGMFVFSNRRRNRLKILFFDGTGLWVLAKRLEKGGFTWPRPSDAASGKLRLKSEALSMLLGGIDLKDGMAKAWYER